GTAACGGCTCTTATGGTGGTATTGATAGCGACAGCATCGTGAATGCCTTCACCTATGGCGATAATCTGACTTGGCAGCGTGGCAAGCAAACGCTGAAGTTCGGCGCGCAGTTTCTGCGTTACCAAGAAAACCGCTACTATTCGGGCAATGACGGCACGCTCGGCTGGTTCAACTTCAATGGATTAGTCAGCAACTTCCTACAGGACCAGGTCACGACCGAAGGTCAGGGTGCTTTGACGGGGCGCTGGGGTCAGCGGCAGTGGCGCGATGCGGTTTTCGTCCAGGACGACTACAAACTCACCCAAAATCTGACGGTGAACCTTGGTATGCGCTGGGAGTATGACCAACCCTATACCGAAGTCAACAACAAGCAGGCCAATATTAACTTGACAACTGGCGTGATTACTTATGCCGGAGTCAACGGAGCACCTCGCGCACTGTACAACGCGTTCTACGCAGGTTTCATGCCGCGTCTGGGCTTTGCGTATTCGCCGGAGTACTTCAACAATAAGCTGGTTGTACGCGGAGGCTACGGTATCAGCAATGCTTTCGAGGGCATGGGTGCGAACCTGCGTCTTACACTGAATCCGCCCTTCTTCGTGGATGCTTCTTGCGGTATTGGTCTGCCTTGTGCCAACGGCGCGCCATTTCTTGCCGTTACCTCAGGCTTCTACCGTCCGTCCGATCCGAATGTATACGCAGGCAATGTACGCGCGTGGCAGCCAAACATCAAGCCTTCGCTCGTTCAACAGTTCAACCTGACGACGGAGTACCAAGTGGACAACTATACCTCGTTGACTGTTGCCTACCTTGGTCAGATTGGAGACCATTTAGTCGATCCGCGTGAGGGCAATCAGCGGCCTTGCCTGACCTGTGCTCTGCCGATTACGAATCTCTCCAAACTCAATCCGGATCTGAGCCAGATTGCCAACATCAGCTATTCCGAGTCAGAAGCCGGGATGAATTACAACTCACTGCAAGTGACGGCTCGCCGTCGTGCATACAAGGGGTTGGAGCTACTGGCCAACTGGACGTATAGCAAGGGTCTTAGCAATAACCTTGGCTACTATGGTGCAGGCGGCGGCGCAGGAGACTCGCAGAGCGCCTACTGGCAGGATGCTTACAACGGTAGGGGGGACTATGGTCCGGAGTTCTTTGACGCGCGCCACAACGTCTCGATCTCAGGCGTTTACGAGCTGCCGTTTGGACGTGGTCGCCAGTTCGCAAGTAACATCAATCGCTTTACAGATGAAGCTATTGGCGGGTGGAAATTCGGTACGATCATGAGCTTCCACACCGGCTTCCCCATCACGGTTGCATCTAACTCGTTCTACTCGGCAGCAGTCAACGCGCGCGCTGCCCGCGGCAACCATCTTCGCTCCTTAAAGATTGTTGGCCGCACGGAGACCAACTGGTTCGGGACTGATCCTTCGGCGGTGGGCTGCTCCAGTGGTACAGATAACAGCATCTGTGCCTATAGCGAACAGAGTTCGACCGCATTTGGCACAGCTGCTGTAGGTTCGGAACGTGCTCCTGGCTATAAACAGGTTGACCTGTCTCTGTCGAAGGACTTCGCCATAACGGAAGGAAGATACTTTGAATTCCGCAGCGACTTCCTGAATGCATTCAACTTGGTGAGCCTCGCTCCACCCGCCAACAACATCAGCCCAGGTAATAACTTTGGCCAGATTACCAGCACCGTCAACGAACCACGTAACATTCAGCTGGCTTTGAAACTCGTCTTCTGAATCTTGGATCCATTTGTAAACTCGATAAACGGCGGAGAGAGGCTCTTCGCCGTTTTATCGAGTTTGCCTTGCATTGTGACGACTGCTTATCCGTGTGAATAATCCACAGTCCGCCTGCGTTTTGGCGGATTTGTGCTCTGCCAAAGTGGCA
This is a stretch of genomic DNA from Edaphobacter acidisoli. It encodes these proteins:
- a CDS encoding TonB-dependent receptor translates to MHSKLKSAMHGMLVFTLAALIGVPALAQTITGTITGTVTDPTGAVVAGAKVTATNVLTNVVTPTVTNSSGIYSLRFLPIGQYKVKIQAAGFAPQTTSTFTLEVDQIAKVDVALQLGGTSSSVVVTDTAPILNTEDATTGGTITARAATELPLQSRNFSTLTTLVAGAITPNPMALDNVGRGQYNGGFFVNGNREQSNNYTLDGADINEAIDNYIGYSPNVDAIGEMKIITGNSTAEYGNANGGQVVMVTKAGTNQFHGDAFFFGENQNLNANSWGNKLTGAARPPFNRAMFGGTIGGPILRDRLFFFGDYQGARQHFSQVENRTLMTAADWASAPITNPAAVYLHAHPELYPVGSATPLVANTTVNYVGSDSQSTVNNQGDVKIDWNATRVDTISGRFSIGREHDGYSKVAVPTDIPTNNNDPYTGFILNWTRMINNSIVNEARAGVGRTRYIQTPTDVSGKWGLTGNQTLGIPGTQLVPGFSTLVIGNGANSGTVDDIGAPQGQDGNGSYGGIDSDSIVNAFTYGDNLTWQRGKQTLKFGAQFLRYQENRYYSGNDGTLGWFNFNGLVSNFLQDQVTTEGQGALTGRWGQRQWRDAVFVQDDYKLTQNLTVNLGMRWEYDQPYTEVNNKQANINLTTGVITYAGVNGAPRALYNAFYAGFMPRLGFAYSPEYFNNKLVVRGGYGISNAFEGMGANLRLTLNPPFFVDASCGIGLPCANGAPFLAVTSGFYRPSDPNVYAGNVRAWQPNIKPSLVQQFNLTTEYQVDNYTSLTVAYLGQIGDHLVDPREGNQRPCLTCALPITNLSKLNPDLSQIANISYSESEAGMNYNSLQVTARRRAYKGLELLANWTYSKGLSNNLGYYGAGGGAGDSQSAYWQDAYNGRGDYGPEFFDARHNVSISGVYELPFGRGRQFASNINRFTDEAIGGWKFGTIMSFHTGFPITVASNSFYSAAVNARAARGNHLRSLKIVGRTETNWFGTDPSAVGCSSGTDNSICAYSEQSSTAFGTAAVGSERAPGYKQVDLSLSKDFAITEGRYFEFRSDFLNAFNLVSLAPPANNISPGNNFGQITSTVNEPRNIQLALKLVF